From a region of the Actinomadura luzonensis genome:
- a CDS encoding NUDIX hydrolase: MTDLLRAAGAVVWRGEASRPEVAVVHRPAYDDWTFPKGKLKTGEHVIAAALREVREESGLTITLGRALPPVHYISRGRLKRVDYWSARVAGDAGFTPGEEVDELRWLPPERARELLTYEWDAGLLRALAVAPLETVPLVLVRHATAGSRAEWQGDDARRPLDAGGRAQAAVLATALPAYRPELLVSSPSARCVQTLEPYGAEIRLEPLLSEESQDPQKTPVLVREIAVPAAVCSHGKVLPGLIRALTGKEVTLRKGAFAVLHRAGDQVVSVERYPV, translated from the coding sequence ATGACTGACCTGCTCCGCGCCGCCGGAGCCGTGGTCTGGAGGGGCGAGGCGAGCCGTCCCGAGGTCGCCGTCGTCCACCGCCCGGCCTACGACGACTGGACGTTCCCCAAAGGCAAGCTCAAGACCGGCGAGCACGTGATCGCCGCCGCGCTGCGCGAGGTGCGCGAGGAGAGCGGCCTGACGATCACGCTCGGCCGCGCGCTGCCGCCCGTCCACTACATCAGCCGGGGCCGGCTCAAGCGGGTCGACTACTGGAGCGCGCGGGTGGCCGGCGACGCCGGGTTCACACCCGGCGAGGAGGTGGACGAGCTGCGCTGGCTGCCGCCGGAGCGGGCCAGGGAGCTGCTGACGTACGAGTGGGACGCCGGGCTGCTGCGGGCCCTCGCCGTGGCGCCGCTGGAGACCGTGCCGCTCGTGCTGGTCCGGCACGCCACGGCCGGCTCGCGCGCCGAGTGGCAGGGCGACGACGCCCGCCGCCCGCTCGACGCCGGCGGCCGCGCCCAGGCCGCCGTCCTCGCCACCGCGCTGCCCGCCTACCGGCCCGAGCTGCTGGTCAGCTCGCCCAGCGCGCGCTGCGTGCAGACACTGGAGCCGTACGGGGCCGAGATCCGGCTGGAGCCGCTGCTCAGCGAGGAGAGCCAGGACCCGCAGAAGACCCCCGTCCTGGTGCGCGAGATCGCCGTCCCGGCGGCCGTGTGCAGCCACGGCAAGGTGCTGCCCGGGCTGATCCGCGCCCTCACCGGCAAGGAGGTCACCCTCCGCAAGGGCGCGTTCGCCGTGCTGCACAGGGCCGGCGACCAGGTCGTCAGCGTGGAGCGCTACCCGGTCTGA
- a CDS encoding cytochrome P450, protein MSTLPVIPFARGDLLEMPAAYRELRAEEGVARVRTRTGDEVWLVSGYEDARRLFTDPRLGRSHPEPDRAARLSASALLGGPQGEPGTEKADHDRMRRLFAPSFSARRMKALAGHVGTLVDERLDHLAGLTPPADLHAELSFPLPVLVICQLLGVPYEDREYFSGVSERMGDLVDQERSQAARDEMAAYTAGLIERKRREPAEDVLSDLAGELDDDGAIAQLAGGLLFAGHETTVNRIDYGVLLLLTHPDQLDLLKADPGLAPGAVEEILRVAAPSLHGVPRYAQEDIEVGGVTIRKGEAVALMPGAANRDERVYPDPDRFDIRRPVTDPHLAFGYGPRFCIGASLARVELVAVFSRLFQRLPGLRLAVPLADLPRNENRVTEGIAALPVTW, encoded by the coding sequence ATGAGCACTCTTCCGGTCATCCCGTTCGCGCGCGGCGACCTGCTGGAGATGCCCGCGGCCTACCGCGAGCTGCGGGCCGAGGAGGGCGTCGCGCGGGTGCGCACCCGCACCGGCGACGAGGTCTGGCTGGTCAGCGGCTACGAGGACGCCCGCAGGCTGTTCACCGACCCGCGCCTCGGCCGCTCGCACCCCGAGCCGGACAGGGCGGCCCGGCTGTCGGCCTCGGCGCTGCTGGGCGGCCCCCAGGGCGAGCCGGGCACCGAGAAGGCCGACCACGACCGCATGCGCCGGCTGTTCGCGCCGTCGTTCTCGGCCCGCCGGATGAAGGCGCTGGCCGGGCACGTCGGCACGCTGGTGGACGAGCGGCTCGACCACCTCGCGGGCCTCACCCCGCCGGCCGACCTGCACGCCGAGCTGTCCTTCCCGCTGCCGGTGCTGGTCATCTGCCAGCTCCTCGGCGTGCCGTACGAGGACAGGGAGTACTTCAGCGGCGTCTCGGAGCGCATGGGCGACCTGGTGGACCAGGAGCGCAGCCAGGCCGCCAGGGACGAGATGGCGGCGTACACGGCGGGCCTCATCGAGCGCAAGCGCCGCGAGCCGGCCGAGGACGTGCTGTCCGACCTGGCCGGCGAGCTGGACGACGACGGCGCGATCGCGCAGCTCGCCGGCGGGCTGCTGTTCGCCGGGCACGAGACCACGGTCAACCGCATCGACTACGGCGTGCTGCTCCTGCTCACCCACCCCGACCAGCTCGACCTGCTCAAGGCCGACCCCGGCCTGGCGCCGGGCGCGGTGGAGGAGATCCTGCGCGTGGCCGCGCCCAGCCTGCACGGCGTGCCCCGCTACGCCCAGGAGGACATCGAGGTCGGCGGCGTCACGATCCGCAAGGGCGAGGCGGTGGCGCTCATGCCCGGCGCGGCCAACCGGGACGAGCGGGTCTATCCCGATCCGGACCGGTTCGACATCCGCCGCCCGGTGACGGACCCGCACCTGGCCTTCGGCTACGGGCCGCGCTTCTGCATCGGCGCCAGCCTGGCCAGGGTGGAACTGGTGGCCGTCTTCAGCCGCCTGTTCCAGCGCCTCCCCGGGCTGCGGCTCGCGGTGCCCCTCGCCGACCTGCCGCGCAACGAGAACCGCGTCACCGAGGGCATCGCCGCGCTCCCGGTCACCTGGTGA
- a CDS encoding CYTH and CHAD domain-containing protein, translating into MGIEIEDKFDVTQDYTLPDLSDLAASVTGPKSHQLVALYYDTPDLRLAARGVTLRRRRGGDDAGWHLKLPKAKGVRQEIQLPLTRSTRVVPPDLAELVRAYTRGADLDVVAELDTRRSVTVLRDGDVKLLEVADDRVKATDRREGGRVVRWREVEAELLDESRRALLAKVGKRLRKAGAKPSAAASKLAKVLQPAPPPRASCKPGSAGEAVLAYLAGQADALLAQDPRVRRAEQDAVHQMRVACRRLRSALKAFKTVVTDTERVQEELRWLGNVLGEARDLEVIRDRFGKELAGLPPELIVGPVRDRLGADLLAREHEAYGRIRDALSGERYYALLDSLDALVAGPKLGKAAGKPAQDQLVTIAAHNWSRVTKAYDTAQAVQDPERREIAMHDVRKAAKRARYTAEALEPTLGKDMGRLAKLAEDIQEILGTHQDGVVAQETLTKEAESARQAGEDTFTYGLLVGIERDSAERAHADFPRVWTETVKAVEKLL; encoded by the coding sequence GTGGGCATCGAGATCGAGGACAAGTTCGACGTCACCCAGGACTACACGCTGCCCGACCTGAGCGACCTGGCCGCCTCCGTCACCGGCCCGAAGAGCCACCAGCTCGTCGCTCTCTACTACGACACCCCCGACCTGCGGCTGGCCGCCCGGGGCGTCACGCTCAGGCGACGAAGAGGCGGCGACGACGCGGGCTGGCACCTCAAGCTGCCCAAGGCCAAGGGCGTGCGGCAGGAGATCCAGCTCCCGCTCACCCGCAGCACCAGGGTCGTCCCCCCGGACCTGGCCGAACTCGTCCGCGCCTACACCAGGGGCGCCGATCTCGACGTGGTCGCCGAGCTGGACACCCGCAGGAGCGTCACCGTCCTCCGCGACGGCGACGTCAAGCTGCTGGAGGTCGCCGACGACCGGGTGAAGGCCACCGACCGCCGGGAGGGCGGCCGGGTCGTGCGCTGGCGCGAGGTCGAGGCCGAGCTGCTCGACGAGAGCCGGCGGGCGCTGCTGGCCAAGGTCGGCAAGCGGCTCAGGAAAGCCGGCGCCAAGCCCTCGGCGGCCGCGAGCAAGCTCGCCAAGGTGCTCCAGCCCGCCCCGCCGCCGAGGGCGAGCTGCAAGCCGGGCTCGGCGGGCGAGGCCGTGCTCGCCTACCTCGCGGGCCAGGCGGACGCCCTCCTCGCCCAGGACCCGCGGGTGCGCCGCGCCGAGCAGGACGCCGTGCACCAGATGCGCGTGGCCTGCCGCCGGCTGCGCAGCGCGCTGAAGGCGTTCAAGACCGTGGTGACGGACACCGAGCGGGTCCAGGAGGAGCTGCGGTGGCTGGGCAACGTGCTCGGCGAGGCCCGCGACCTGGAGGTGATCCGGGACAGGTTCGGCAAGGAGCTGGCCGGGCTGCCGCCCGAGCTGATCGTCGGCCCCGTCCGGGACCGCCTCGGCGCCGACCTGCTGGCCCGCGAGCACGAGGCGTACGGGCGCATCAGGGACGCCCTCAGCGGCGAGCGCTACTACGCCCTGCTGGACTCCCTCGACGCGCTCGTCGCCGGCCCGAAGCTCGGCAAGGCCGCGGGCAAGCCGGCCCAGGACCAGCTCGTCACGATCGCGGCGCACAACTGGAGCCGGGTGACCAAGGCGTACGACACCGCCCAGGCCGTCCAGGACCCGGAACGCCGCGAGATCGCCATGCACGACGTGCGCAAGGCGGCCAAACGCGCTCGTTACACCGCCGAAGCGCTCGAACCCACCCTCGGCAAGGACATGGGCAGGCTCGCCAAGCTGGCCGAGGACATCCAGGAGATACTGGGGACGCACCAGGACGGCGTGGTCGCGCAGGAGACGCTGACGAAGGAGGCGGAGAGCGCCCGGCAGGCGGGCGAGGACACCTTCACGTACGGGCTGCTCGTCGGGATCGAGCGCGACAGCGCGGAGCGGGCGCACGCCGACTTCCCCAGGGTATGGACGGAAACCGTCAAGGCAGTGGAGAAGCTTCTATGA
- a CDS encoding glyoxalase, giving the protein MTILAVHHVQLAAPPGSEPALRAFYAGLLGLREVPKPPELAARGGVWFRGEGVEVHLGIERDFRPARKAHPAFLVDDLDACVARLPDAVPDHLFPGYRRVYVHDPAGNRIELLQPL; this is encoded by the coding sequence ATGACGATCCTCGCCGTGCACCACGTCCAGCTCGCCGCGCCGCCCGGCAGCGAGCCCGCCTTACGCGCGTTCTACGCGGGCCTGCTCGGCCTGCGCGAGGTGCCCAAGCCGCCGGAGCTGGCCGCCAGGGGCGGCGTCTGGTTCCGGGGCGAGGGCGTGGAGGTGCACCTCGGCATCGAGCGGGACTTCCGGCCGGCGCGCAAGGCGCACCCCGCCTTCCTCGTGGACGATCTCGACGCCTGCGTCGCGAGGCTGCCCGACGCCGTGCCCGACCACCTGTTCCCCGGCTACCGCCGCGTTTACGTCCACGACCCGGCCGGGAACAGGATCGAACTCCTCCAGCCCCTTTGA
- a CDS encoding trans-aconitate 2-methyltransferase, producing MSRDIWDPVTYAVYADERSRPFIELISRVGAVDPDYVVDAGCGSGELTAQLATRWPRATVEGFDSSPAMITKARQLDTSVRFAVADVATWRPDRPVDVIVSNAVLQWVPDHRSVLEHWMEALAPGGWLAFQVPGNFDAPSHFAIRELCASRTWSDQLGDYGRGVPVDDPVEYVDLLNQGGTQVDAWETTYIHVLKGEDPVLNWVSGTALRPILDRLDQGDRRRFTSELGEMLARLYPARSYGTPFPFRRIFVVAQK from the coding sequence ATGTCGAGAGATATCTGGGACCCGGTGACCTACGCGGTGTACGCCGACGAGCGCTCCCGGCCGTTCATCGAGCTCATCTCCAGAGTGGGCGCGGTCGATCCCGATTATGTCGTGGACGCCGGCTGCGGCAGCGGCGAACTCACCGCCCAGCTCGCCACGCGCTGGCCGCGCGCCACGGTGGAGGGCTTCGACTCCTCGCCCGCCATGATCACGAAGGCCCGCCAGCTCGACACGTCCGTGCGCTTCGCCGTCGCGGACGTGGCCACCTGGCGTCCCGACCGGCCCGTGGACGTGATCGTCTCGAACGCGGTCCTCCAGTGGGTGCCCGACCACCGGTCGGTGCTCGAACACTGGATGGAGGCGCTGGCCCCGGGCGGCTGGCTGGCGTTCCAGGTGCCGGGCAACTTCGACGCCCCGAGCCACTTCGCCATCCGCGAGCTGTGCGCCTCGCGCACCTGGTCCGACCAGCTCGGCGACTACGGCCGAGGCGTGCCGGTGGACGACCCCGTCGAGTACGTCGACCTGCTCAACCAGGGCGGCACCCAGGTGGACGCCTGGGAGACCACGTACATCCACGTGCTGAAGGGCGAGGACCCCGTGCTCAACTGGGTGTCGGGCACGGCTCTCCGCCCCATCCTCGACCGGCTGGACCAGGGGGACCGGCGGCGGTTCACCTCGGAGCTGGGCGAGATGCTGGCCCGGCTCTACCCGGCGAGGAGCTACGGCACGCCGTTCCCGTTCCGCCGGATCTTCGTGGTGGCCCAGAAATGA
- a CDS encoding MarR family winged helix-turn-helix transcriptional regulator, whose amino-acid sequence MTEDARDEVDSLVAAWRTERPDLDVEPLQVLSRVSRLAKHLDRARRAAFTEHDLEPWEFDVLTALRRAGKPYELSPGALLRATLVTSGTMTNRIDRLAQAGLVRRRPDPEDRRGVLVSLTDTGLARVDAAFADLLRRERELLSGLGPADQRTLAGLLRTLLAPFDSPASS is encoded by the coding sequence ATGACGGAGGATGCTAGGGACGAGGTCGACAGCCTCGTCGCCGCTTGGCGGACGGAACGCCCCGACCTCGACGTCGAGCCGCTCCAGGTGCTCTCCAGGGTGTCACGCCTCGCCAAGCATCTCGACAGGGCGCGACGGGCGGCTTTCACCGAACACGACCTCGAACCGTGGGAGTTCGACGTGCTGACGGCGCTGCGCCGCGCCGGGAAGCCGTATGAGCTGAGCCCGGGCGCCCTGCTCCGGGCCACGCTGGTCACCTCTGGGACCATGACCAACCGCATCGACCGCCTCGCCCAGGCCGGCCTCGTCCGCCGCCGTCCCGACCCGGAGGACCGGCGCGGGGTCCTCGTGTCGCTCACCGACACCGGGCTCGCGCGGGTCGACGCGGCCTTCGCGGATCTGCTGCGGCGGGAGCGGGAGCTGCTGTCGGGGTTGGGGCCGGCGGACCAGCGCACCCTCGCCGGCCTCCTCCGCACCCTCCTCGCCCCCTTCGACTCCCCCGCCTCCTCCTGA
- a CDS encoding ABC-F family ATP-binding cassette domain-containing protein has product MNLVNLESVSHAYGPKPLLADVSLGIEAGERIGVVGRNGGGKTTLISVIAGETRPDSGRVTHTRGLRIGFLSQHDALDPAATVREIVLGGLAEHEWAGDQQVREILANLVGDLDLDSPAADLSGGERRRTALAKLLIDDHDLIMLDEPTNHLDIEAIAWLAGHLSARKSALLVVTHDRWFLDAVSTRTWEVVDGRVERYEGGYAAYVLAKAERARIAQAAEERRQNLMRKEIAWLRRGPPARTSKPKFRIEAAQALIANEPPARESVELMRFAAARLGKTVYDLEDVTLHAGGPDNGPLVLERCTWQFGPGDRIGLIGVNGSGKSSVLRLLADTVKPDSGRVVRGRTVRLAHLSQELAELDPTRRVLESVEEVRKYLQLGKREWTASQLLERLGFRGDAQWKVIGDLSGGERRRLQLLRLLMDDPNVLLLDEPTNDLDIETLNELEDLLDGWPGTLILVSHDRYFLERVTDRCVALLGDGRLSMLPGGVDEYLERRAAGTALTARVGGGGGSGAQGRGDGATGAGGAGGGAGAGGVSSVVSTVAPDRGAANGGAAAGELSAKEERELRKELNRLERQLDKLAGQEARLHAAMAEAASDYARLGALDAELRELTAQKDTIEAEWLEVADRLGD; this is encoded by the coding sequence ATGAATCTGGTCAATCTCGAGTCGGTCTCCCACGCCTACGGGCCCAAGCCGCTCCTCGCCGACGTCTCCCTGGGCATCGAGGCCGGGGAGCGCATCGGCGTCGTCGGACGCAACGGCGGCGGCAAGACGACCCTGATATCGGTGATCGCGGGCGAGACGCGCCCCGACAGCGGGCGGGTCACGCACACCCGGGGCCTGCGCATCGGGTTCCTGTCGCAGCACGACGCCCTGGATCCGGCCGCCACCGTACGAGAGATCGTGCTGGGCGGGCTGGCCGAGCACGAGTGGGCGGGCGACCAGCAGGTCCGCGAGATCCTCGCCAACCTGGTCGGCGACCTCGACCTCGACTCCCCGGCCGCCGACCTGTCAGGCGGCGAGCGCAGGCGTACGGCGCTGGCGAAGCTGCTCATCGACGACCACGACCTGATCATGCTCGACGAGCCCACGAACCACCTCGACATCGAGGCCATCGCGTGGCTCGCCGGGCACCTGTCGGCGCGCAAGAGCGCCCTGCTCGTGGTGACGCACGACCGGTGGTTCCTGGACGCGGTCTCCACCCGCACCTGGGAGGTCGTGGACGGGCGCGTCGAGCGCTACGAGGGCGGGTACGCCGCCTACGTCCTGGCCAAGGCCGAGCGGGCGCGCATCGCCCAGGCCGCCGAGGAACGCCGCCAGAACCTCATGCGCAAGGAGATCGCCTGGCTGCGCCGCGGCCCGCCCGCCCGCACGTCCAAGCCGAAGTTCCGCATCGAGGCCGCCCAGGCCCTCATCGCGAACGAGCCGCCGGCGCGCGAGAGCGTCGAGCTGATGCGCTTCGCCGCGGCCCGGCTCGGCAAGACCGTGTACGACCTCGAGGACGTCACCCTGCACGCCGGCGGGCCGGACAACGGGCCGCTGGTGCTGGAGCGGTGCACGTGGCAGTTCGGGCCGGGTGACCGCATCGGGCTGATCGGCGTCAACGGCTCCGGCAAGTCGTCGGTGCTGCGCCTGCTCGCCGACACGGTCAAGCCCGACTCGGGCCGGGTGGTACGAGGACGGACGGTGCGGCTCGCCCACCTGTCGCAGGAGCTGGCCGAGCTCGACCCGACCCGGCGGGTGCTGGAGTCGGTCGAGGAGGTGCGCAAGTACCTGCAGCTCGGCAAGCGGGAGTGGACCGCCTCCCAGCTCCTCGAACGGCTCGGCTTCCGCGGCGACGCGCAGTGGAAGGTGATCGGCGACCTGTCCGGCGGCGAGCGGCGGCGGCTGCAACTGCTCAGGCTGCTCATGGACGACCCCAATGTCCTGCTGCTCGACGAGCCGACCAACGACCTCGACATCGAGACGCTCAACGAGCTGGAGGACCTGCTCGACGGGTGGCCCGGCACGCTCATCCTGGTCAGCCACGACCGGTACTTCCTGGAGCGGGTCACCGACCGGTGCGTCGCGCTGCTGGGGGACGGGCGGCTGTCGATGCTGCCCGGGGGCGTGGACGAATACCTCGAACGGCGGGCCGCCGGCACGGCGTTGACCGCCCGGGTGGGTGGCGGCGGCGGTTCGGGGGCGCAGGGCCGTGGCGACGGCGCCACCGGGGCCGGAGGGGCCGGCGGCGGGGCCGGGGCCGGTGGTGTGTCGTCGGTCGTGTCCACCGTGGCTCCCGACAGGGGTGCCGCCAACGGCGGGGCGGCGGCCGGGGAGCTGTCGGCCAAGGAGGAGCGGGAGCTGCGCAAGGAGCTCAACCGGCTGGAGCGTCAGCTCGACAAGCTGGCGGGGCAGGAGGCGCGGCTGCACGCGGCCATGGCTGAGGCGGCCAGCGACTACGCCCGGCTCGGGGCTCTGGATGCGGAGCTGCGGGAGCTGACGGCGCAGAAGGACACGATCGAGGCGGAGTGGCTGGAGGTCGCCGACCGGCTCGGCGACTGA
- a CDS encoding 4-(cytidine 5'-diphospho)-2-C-methyl-D-erythritol kinase: MSSVTVRVPAKVNVQLSVGPLREDGYHDLVNVFHAVSIFDEVVARESESITVTVNGKWSDQVPVDDSNLAIRAARALAKHAGRTYGAELIINKDIPVAGGMAGGSADAAGALVACNELWGLGLPFDDLMEIAGDLGSDVPFSLLGGTAVGTGRGEQLSELPTGGTFHWVFALARGGLSTASVYAECDRLRAAEAAEVPWPQLNDSLLEALGTGDAYALGSHLSNDLQRAALNLRPELGPTLEAGRQHGALGAIVSGSGPTCAFLAIDALHARDLAGSLTATGAAHTAVPAHGPVQGATLA, from the coding sequence ATGAGTTCGGTGACCGTACGTGTGCCCGCGAAGGTCAACGTGCAGCTTTCTGTCGGCCCGCTCCGGGAAGATGGCTACCACGACCTGGTCAACGTCTTCCACGCCGTGTCGATCTTCGATGAGGTGGTGGCCAGGGAGTCCGAGTCCATCACGGTCACGGTCAACGGCAAGTGGTCCGACCAGGTGCCGGTCGACGACAGCAACCTCGCCATCCGCGCCGCCCGGGCCCTGGCCAAGCACGCGGGCCGGACGTACGGCGCTGAGCTGATCATCAACAAGGACATCCCGGTGGCGGGCGGCATGGCGGGCGGCAGCGCCGACGCCGCCGGCGCGCTGGTGGCGTGCAACGAGCTGTGGGGCCTCGGCCTGCCGTTCGACGACCTGATGGAGATCGCCGGAGATCTCGGCAGCGACGTCCCGTTCTCCCTGCTCGGCGGCACCGCCGTCGGCACCGGGCGCGGTGAGCAGCTGAGCGAGCTGCCCACGGGCGGCACGTTCCACTGGGTGTTCGCGCTGGCCCGAGGCGGTCTGTCCACGGCCAGCGTGTACGCCGAGTGCGACCGGCTGCGTGCCGCCGAGGCGGCCGAAGTGCCCTGGCCGCAGCTGAACGACTCCCTGCTGGAGGCGCTGGGCACCGGGGACGCCTACGCCCTCGGCTCGCACCTCAGCAACGACCTCCAGCGCGCCGCGCTCAACCTGCGGCCGGAGCTCGGCCCGACGCTGGAGGCGGGACGCCAGCACGGCGCGCTGGGCGCCATCGTGTCAGGTTCCGGGCCCACCTGCGCCTTCCTCGCCATCGATGCCCTGCATGCCCGGGATCTGGCGGGCAGTCTTACCGCTACGGGCGCCGCCCACACCGCCGTTCCGGCTCATGGTCCGGTGCAGGGTGCCACTCTGGCCTGA
- a CDS encoding arginase family protein → MLRKVAIVEVPQWRGSGSRTAERLREGARVVADLAEDAARETGTRAEAGAGAAARGEHARGEHGGVVRVAVTVNDDDLVATAAEVRDALEGVARDALVVAVGGDCGVELEPIAAARRRYGDRLVVVWFDAHGDLNTPQSSPSGAYHGMVLRALTGEGPEGLVAEAPLQPGRIVLAGVRDLDPAEAAFVESAGVRWVKVAETGTEDALLQAITAATSTGTVYPHTGCAQPGHTSGVNTGGTDGTDAGDTDTGGTGTGGMHAGGTDTGGIDTGGVDASGAKDGGMDGPKVGGAGGGNAYAASAGIGTSASAGNGTSAGMGTGAGAGIGTNAGAGIGIGVGAEGGRGGAAADTGPVVYVHVDLDVLDPEIFGSVGCPSPGGIHPERLLSLVRAVAGRFEVAGLGLMEYEAMGGRDGDRDRELLAELVSGLVRAAAGQPGRTVPR, encoded by the coding sequence ATGTTGCGCAAGGTGGCGATCGTTGAGGTTCCGCAGTGGCGAGGCTCCGGGTCGCGTACGGCGGAACGCCTGCGCGAAGGAGCCCGCGTCGTGGCCGACCTGGCCGAAGACGCGGCGAGAGAGACCGGGACGAGAGCCGAGGCCGGAGCCGGCGCCGCGGCCCGGGGTGAGCATGCCCGGGGTGAGCATGGCGGTGTGGTGAGGGTCGCGGTGACGGTGAATGACGACGACCTCGTGGCCACGGCAGCCGAGGTACGGGATGCGCTGGAGGGGGTTGCCCGGGACGCGCTGGTTGTCGCCGTAGGCGGTGACTGCGGGGTCGAGCTTGAGCCCATAGCAGCGGCGCGACGCCGGTACGGGGATCGGCTGGTGGTGGTGTGGTTCGACGCCCACGGAGACCTGAACACTCCGCAGTCGTCGCCGTCGGGGGCTTACCACGGGATGGTGTTGCGGGCGCTCACGGGCGAAGGGCCCGAAGGGCTGGTCGCCGAAGCGCCGTTGCAGCCAGGGCGGATCGTGCTGGCCGGAGTGCGGGATCTCGACCCGGCGGAGGCGGCCTTCGTCGAGAGCGCCGGGGTTCGTTGGGTGAAGGTGGCGGAGACCGGGACGGAGGACGCCCTGCTCCAGGCGATCACAGCCGCCACCAGCACCGGCACGGTCTACCCTCACACGGGCTGTGCGCAGCCGGGTCACACGAGCGGCGTGAACACAGGCGGCACGGACGGCACAGACGCGGGCGACACGGACACAGGCGGCACCGGCACGGGCGGCATGCACGCGGGCGGCACCGACACAGGCGGTATCGATACGGGCGGCGTGGATGCCAGCGGCGCGAAGGACGGTGGCATGGACGGGCCGAAGGTCGGTGGTGCAGGTGGCGGGAATGCTTACGCCGCAAGCGCGGGAATAGGGACCAGCGCGAGCGCGGGCAACGGGACCAGCGCGGGGATGGGGACGGGCGCGGGCGCGGGGATAGGGACCAACGCGGGCGCAGGGATAGGGATCGGCGTGGGCGCGGAAGGAGGGCGCGGGGGTGCTGCGGCCGACACGGGACCGGTCGTCTATGTGCATGTTGATCTCGATGTGCTCGATCCGGAGATCTTCGGGAGCGTGGGGTGCCCGTCGCCGGGAGGCATTCATCCTGAGCGGCTGCTTTCCCTGGTGAGGGCCGTTGCAGGGCGGTTCGAGGTGGCGGGGCTCGGGCTCATGGAGTACGAGGCCATGGGTGGCCGGGACGGGGATCGGGACCGGGAGTTGCTGGCGGAGCTGGTCAGTGGATTGGTGCGGGCGGCCGCGGGTCAGCCTGGGCGGACGGTGCCGCGGTAG
- a CDS encoding C40 family peptidase, with protein MGIACLNTPDVLTPSNHRITEPPTTLPHTQSTPRPSSPSPRPPRRPALRLPGPPDQSAARPPHKPAKPLRSPVVHSPTHPQPALSPERSSAPRSPPSRSTLASPRQLTREAPMSRRTTMPTHGSTSASARRQPPLPLPLALTCALLATFTVLTPLLSPQARAATVPAAEAAPHPHPRARKKTPTRGEIAATAALTQLGVRFSWGGGSRRGPTRGIGRGSTTEGFDCSGLTLYAWSRAGIALSHHTGAQFRQGRRITLKARRPGDLLFFGGGRGTPTHVALYLGGSLMIHAPKTGDVVRRTNFLRSPYYRTVYRGTVRPG; from the coding sequence ATGGGCATCGCCTGCCTGAACACCCCCGACGTCCTCACCCCCTCCAACCACCGCATCACTGAGCCCCCAACCACCCTGCCGCACACCCAAAGCACCCCCCGCCCCTCCTCCCCGTCGCCCCGACCTCCCCGCCGCCCGGCCCTCCGTCTACCTGGCCCTCCCGACCAATCCGCGGCCCGACCACCGCACAAACCCGCGAAGCCACTCCGGTCTCCGGTCGTCCACAGCCCCACCCACCCACAGCCCGCCTTATCCCCAGAACGGAGTTCGGCTCCACGAAGCCCGCCGTCCCGCAGCACCCTGGCCTCACCCCGTCAACTGACCCGGGAGGCCCCAATGTCCCGCCGCACCACCATGCCCACTCACGGCAGCACTTCCGCTTCGGCCCGCCGCCAGCCACCCCTGCCTCTCCCTCTGGCCTTGACCTGCGCCCTCCTCGCAACGTTCACCGTCCTCACACCCCTCCTCTCCCCCCAAGCCCGAGCGGCGACCGTCCCTGCCGCTGAAGCCGCCCCGCACCCGCATCCCAGAGCAAGAAAGAAGACCCCCACCCGCGGAGAGATCGCCGCCACCGCCGCCCTCACCCAGCTGGGCGTACGGTTCTCCTGGGGCGGCGGCTCACGAAGGGGCCCGACACGCGGCATCGGCAGAGGCTCGACCACCGAGGGCTTCGACTGCAGCGGCCTGACCCTCTACGCCTGGTCCAGAGCAGGCATAGCTCTGAGCCACCACACGGGAGCCCAGTTCCGCCAGGGCCGCAGGATCACTCTCAAGGCCCGCCGCCCAGGCGACCTGCTCTTCTTCGGCGGCGGCAGAGGCACCCCCACCCACGTGGCCCTCTACCTTGGCGGCAGCCTGATGATCCACGCACCCAAGACAGGCGACGTCGTACGAAGAACCAACTTCCTGAGATCCCCGTACTACCGCACCGTCTACCGCGGCACCGTCCGCCCAGGCTGA